A window of Variovorax paradoxus EPS genomic DNA:
CCGGAAGGGGATGGGTATGAGGGGAGGGCCGCAGCATATACGTGCGATTCCAAACCCGTGCCGGCGCGGGAATTCGCCTTGCGGCAGCGCCTTTCAGCCCACCTGCAACTGGTGCGCGTTGCACCACATCCAGTCTTCGCCGGGCTCTAGCGACTGGATGACCGGATGCCCCTCGGCCTGCGAATGCCGCGTGGCGTGGCGGTTCTTCGAGGAGTCGCAGCAGCCCACATGGCCGCAGTGCACGCACAGGCGCAGATGGACCCAGGTGTCGCCGGTCTTCAGGCAGTCTTCGCAGCCGCGCGCGGTGTGCGGTTGGGCGATGGTGGCGGGCACGTGGTCGCAAGCTTTGATGGGCACCGAAGAACTCCTTGATATCTGATTGAGGGGGTGAGTGGCGTCAGGCCACGGCTGTCGTCTGCGACAGGTGCTGATGAATCAGCGCCACAGCCGCCGCACCTTCGCCGATCGCGCCACCCACGCGCTTGACCGAACCCGAGCGCACATCGCCTACGGCGAAAACGCCGGGCACGCTGGATTCGAGCGCCGTGGCCGGCCGCGCCGGAAAACCGCTGCTCGCCGCCGCGCCGGTCAGCACGAAACCGTGCTTGTCGACCGCGACCGCGCAGCCCTCGAGCCACGAGGTCTCGGGTTCGGCGCCGACGAACAGGAAGATGTTGCGTGCCGGGCAGTCGTGCTCGTTGCCGCTCGTGTGGCAGCGCCACGTCGCGCCGGTGAGGCCTTCGTCGGAACTGCCATGCAGGCGCACGAGTTCGGTGTGGGGCTGCAGTTCGATGTTGGGCGTGGCCTCGATGCGGTCGATGAGGTAGCGCGACATGCTGGCGGCGAGCGACGGTCCGCGCACCAGCACGTTCACCTTGGCCGCATGGCGCGAGAGGAACACCGCCGCCTGGCCCGCCGAGTTGCCACCGCCGACCAGCGCCACTTCCTGCTGCGAGCAGATCTTCGCTTCGATGGCCGAGGCCCAGTACCAGATGCCGCGGCCTTCGAATTCGGCAAGGCGCGGCACGTCGGGGCGCCGGTAGCGCGCGCCGCTCGCAATGACCACCGTGCGCGCGTGGATCGTGCGGCCATCGGCCAGCGCGATGCCGAGGCTTTCGCGCTCGTTCTCGCGCGAGCAGTCGAGCGAGGTTACCTTCGCCGGGATCAGCATCTCGACGCCGAACTTCTGCGCCTGCACGAACGCTCGTCCCGCAAGCGCTTGCCCCGAGATGCCGGTCGGAAAACCCAGGTAATTCTCGATGCGCGCGCTGGCGCCGGCCTGGCCGCCGAAGGCGCGGCAGTCGAGCACGATCACGCGCAGGCCTTCGGAGGCGGCATACACCGCGGTGGCGAGGCCGGCCGGCCCCGCGCCGACCACGGCGACATCGAACAGCTCGTTGTGCTCGACGGTGTCGACCATGCCGAGGCAGCGTGCCAGCGCGTCCTCGGCCGGGTTCACCAGCACCGAGCCGTCGGGGCACACGGCGAGCAACTGGCAGGTGCCATATTGTTCGAGCAGTGCGGCGGCGTCGGGGTCTTCGGCGGCGTCGACCAGGTGATAGGGATAGCCGTTGCGCCGCAGGAAGTTTTCGAGGCGCGCCATGTCGGCCGACTGCGGCTTGCCGATCAACACCGGCCCGCTCGCGCCGGATTCGATCAGCGCCACGCGCCGCAGGATCAGCGCGCGGGTGATGCGCTCGC
This region includes:
- a CDS encoding UBP-type zinc finger domain-containing protein, which translates into the protein MPIKACDHVPATIAQPHTARGCEDCLKTGDTWVHLRLCVHCGHVGCCDSSKNRHATRHSQAEGHPVIQSLEPGEDWMWCNAHQLQVG
- a CDS encoding FAD-dependent oxidoreductase → MATAANGTDSSRFHQTFPVLSDTEIARIARFGSVQQFARGERLFTAGETGPGMFVLLKGVVAVTQRDGLGRVVPIVRQGPGEFLAEVGQLSGRPALVDGHADEDVEALLVSPQQLRALLVAEADLGERITRALILRRVALIESGASGPVLIGKPQSADMARLENFLRRNGYPYHLVDAAEDPDAAALLEQYGTCQLLAVCPDGSVLVNPAEDALARCLGMVDTVEHNELFDVAVVGAGPAGLATAVYAASEGLRVIVLDCRAFGGQAGASARIENYLGFPTGISGQALAGRAFVQAQKFGVEMLIPAKVTSLDCSRENERESLGIALADGRTIHARTVVIASGARYRRPDVPRLAEFEGRGIWYWASAIEAKICSQQEVALVGGGNSAGQAAVFLSRHAAKVNVLVRGPSLAASMSRYLIDRIEATPNIELQPHTELVRLHGSSDEGLTGATWRCHTSGNEHDCPARNIFLFVGAEPETSWLEGCAVAVDKHGFVLTGAAASSGFPARPATALESSVPGVFAVGDVRSGSVKRVGGAIGEGAAAVALIHQHLSQTTAVA